GGTTTCGGTTACATCGGCTCGACGATCACCTCGCTGATCTACGCGACCTTCACCTTCATCTTCTTCGCGCTCGAAGGGGCTATCATGGCCCAGGCGCTCCAGCTCTACGCCGACATACCCCTGGTCGTCGGCTACATCATCTCGTCCCTGGTCATCATCCCCATCACCTTCATGGGGGTGACGATGATCTCGAGGCTGCAGATGCTGACCCAGCCGATCTGGATCGCCATGCTGCTGACGCCCTTCGCCTATATCGCGATCGGCCATCCGCAGGTGTTCAAGCAATGGCTGGCCTTCACCGGCAGCGACCAGGGCGGCGGCCAGTTCGACGCCCTGGCCTTCGGTTCGGCGGTGGGCGTGCTCTGCGCGCTGGCGATCCAGATCGGCGAGCAGGTCGACTACCTGCGCTTCCTGCCGGACAAGACCCGGCAGAACCGGTTCCGCTGGTGGCTGGCGGTGATTGCCGCGGGTCCGGGCTGGATCGTCATTGGCGGCTTCAAGATCTTGTGCGGCAGCCTGCTGGCGGTGCTGGCGGTCTCCGCCGGCCTGCCCCGCGCCACCGCGCTCGAACCCATCCACATGTATATCAAGGCCTATGAGTTCGTCAGCGCCGATCCGGCCATCGTGCTGGCAGCGGCGGCGATCTTCGTGCTGATCTCGCAGGTCAAGATCAACGTCACCAACGCCTATGCCGGCTCGCTCGCCTGGTCGAACTTCTTCGCCCGGGTCACCCACTACCATCCCGGCCGGGTCGTCTGGCTGGTTTTCAACATCCTGATATCGCTTCTGTTGATGCTGCTCGGCATCTTCCAGACGCTGGAACTGGTGCTCGCGGTCTATTCGATCATCGCAACCGCCTGGATCGGCGCGCTGTTCGCCGACTTGGTCATCCTGAAGCCGCTCAAGATCAGCCCCTCCTTCATGGAGTTCAAGCGCGCCCATCTCTACGACTTCAACCCGGTCGGTTGCGGCGCGATGGTCCTGGCGTCGGTCGTCGGGGTGATCTGTTTCACCGGCCAATGCGGCGCGCTGGCGCAGGCCTATGCCGCGCCGATGTCCTTCGTCATCGCGGTGGCCAGCGCCACGCTGATCGGCATCGCCACCAAGGGCCGCTACTATCTGGCCCGCACCCCGGTCGCCATGACCGGCACCGGCCAGGCCAGCATTCGCTGCGAGATCTGCGCCCATGACTACGAGCGCCCCGACATGGCCTATTGCTCGTTCTACGAACGGCCGATCTGCTCGCTCTGCTGCAGCCTGGAATCGCATTGCCACGACGCCTGCAAGACCTCGCTGAGCGCGCTGGAGACGTCGCGGTCGCTCTATCTCGGCCGCTCGTTCACCGCCAAGATCGCCCCCCATATGGGCCAGCGCCTGCTCAAGGTCGGCGGCGTCCTGGTCGCGCTGGCGGTGGTCACCGCCGCCGTCTTCCTGTTGACCTACCGGCTGATCGAGCCGCGCCTGGACGGACCGCATCTCGACAACGGGGCACTGCTGCTCCGGGTCTTCCTCGCGGTGCTGCCGCTCCTGTGCATCGGCGCCTGGTGGATCGTGCTGTCGCACGAGAGCCGCGAACTGGCGGAGCGCGACCTTGTCGCTTCGCTGGAAAAGCTCGGCGAGACGCAGCAGGAGCTGGCGCGCAACGAACGGCTGGCCGCGATCGGCCAGATCACCGCCACCGTCAGCCACGAACTGCGCAATCCACTCGGCACGCTGGTGACCTCGGCCGATATCCTGCGCCGGTCGCTGAAGGATATCGGCGAGCC
This portion of the Phreatobacter stygius genome encodes:
- a CDS encoding ATP-binding protein — translated: MPQGARGVTDTSRLPALRSYQSWIANETLEDYSLRYAARSFRRWSPFVIANTALGGISFLALEAIGGAITLSYGFANAFPAILVVCFFVFVTNLPVAYYSSRYNIDMDLLTRGAGFGYIGSTITSLIYATFTFIFFALEGAIMAQALQLYADIPLVVGYIISSLVIIPITFMGVTMISRLQMLTQPIWIAMLLTPFAYIAIGHPQVFKQWLAFTGSDQGGGQFDALAFGSAVGVLCALAIQIGEQVDYLRFLPDKTRQNRFRWWLAVIAAGPGWIVIGGFKILCGSLLAVLAVSAGLPRATALEPIHMYIKAYEFVSADPAIVLAAAAIFVLISQVKINVTNAYAGSLAWSNFFARVTHYHPGRVVWLVFNILISLLLMLLGIFQTLELVLAVYSIIATAWIGALFADLVILKPLKISPSFMEFKRAHLYDFNPVGCGAMVLASVVGVICFTGQCGALAQAYAAPMSFVIAVASATLIGIATKGRYYLARTPVAMTGTGQASIRCEICAHDYERPDMAYCSFYERPICSLCCSLESHCHDACKTSLSALETSRSLYLGRSFTAKIAPHMGQRLLKVGGVLVALAVVTAAVFLLTYRLIEPRLDGPHLDNGALLLRVFLAVLPLLCIGAWWIVLSHESRELAERDLVASLEKLGETQQELARNERLAAIGQITATVSHELRNPLGTLVTSADILRRSLKDIGEPAAGELQRLQRNVWRCVRIIDDLLDFSRRQALVLAPIAIDAWVEQQVADQDMVKGPTLTLDLEADTHVPADGERLRQAFVNVLLNAAQACEGRAAGSARIVVSTRRDGGEVVLAISDNGGGMRPDVAQRVFEPLFSTKAFGVGLGMPLVKRIVEQHGGTVAIDTTEGRGTTVSLHLPGKPARPQ